A single genomic interval of Deinococcus ruber harbors:
- a CDS encoding thiamine diphosphokinase: MIAWILVGGRLTRTPALSALPRPALVVAADGGGRHAAALDISVDAWVGDFDSSDGLHLDAPRFSHPRNKASTDAELAAALARERGATELYVLGAFGGRFDHTFALALGAVRMQAEGCGVTLHSGDEWGRPLLPGVALHLPLRHGQTFSVLAASDLSGLSIGGARWNLDRVAVPLGSGWTVSNEAAGEVVCRLEAGTALVTVLEEGWDL, encoded by the coding sequence TTGATCGCCTGGATTCTGGTCGGTGGCCGCCTCACACGCACGCCCGCACTGTCGGCGCTGCCCCGCCCCGCGCTGGTGGTCGCTGCCGACGGCGGGGGGCGACATGCGGCAGCGCTGGACATAAGCGTGGATGCCTGGGTAGGCGACTTCGACAGTTCGGACGGACTGCACCTCGACGCGCCGCGCTTTTCCCACCCCAGAAACAAGGCCAGCACCGACGCCGAACTCGCGGCTGCCCTGGCCCGCGAACGCGGCGCGACCGAACTGTACGTGCTGGGCGCGTTTGGCGGGCGCTTCGACCATACCTTTGCGCTGGCACTGGGCGCAGTCCGAATGCAGGCGGAAGGATGCGGCGTGACCCTGCACAGCGGCGACGAGTGGGGCCGCCCGCTGCTGCCCGGCGTGGCGCTGCACCTGCCACTGCGCCACGGCCAGACCTTCAGCGTACTGGCAGCGTCCGACCTGTCGGGCCTGAGCATCGGCGGCGCTCGCTGGAATCTGGACCGCGTGGCTGTGCCGCTTGGCAGTGGATGGACGGTCAGCAACGAGGCAGCGGGCGAGGTGGTCTGCCGTCTGGAAGCGGGCACGGCACTGGTGACGGTGTTGGAGGAGGGGTGGGACTTGTAG